A window of Castanea sativa cultivar Marrone di Chiusa Pesio chromosome 1, ASM4071231v1 contains these coding sequences:
- the LOC142618110 gene encoding patatin-like protein 2: protein MGSTNVPLQPPTYGNLITVLSIDGGGIRGVIPGTILSFLESELQKLDGEDARIADYFDVISGTSTGGLVTAMLAAPDENNRPVFAAKDIKDFYLNHCPGIFPQNSFPVLPHLIKIIKALAGPKYDGKYLHNLVKEKLGHTKLEKTLTNVVIPTFDIKTLQPTIFSSYEAKKNPSMNALLSDICIATSAAPTYLPTYYFETVDPEGNVREFNLTDGGVAANNPALLAIGEVTKQIMRRNSDFFPIKPMDYGRFLVISLGTGSQKAEGKYRAQKAAKWGLLDWLTSGGSTPIIDLFSHASADMVDLHLSVVFQALHSEKNYLRIQDDTLVGTVTSVDVATTQNLDDLVKVGDELLKKPVARVNLETGVYEASNHETNEAALTRFAKLLSQERHLRHARSPAGHAHQATSAHQATSAHKTNGLSRLSI from the exons ATGGGCTCAACAAATGTACCACTACAACCTCCAACTTATGGAAACCTAATCACTGTTCTCAGCATTGATGGTGGTGGAATAAGAGGGGTTATCCCAGGAACTATCCTTAGTTTTTTAGAATCTGAACTTCAG AAACTGGATGGTGAAGATGCAAGAATAGCAGATTATTTTGATGTTATCTCAGGAACAAGCACAGGTGGTCTTGTCACTGCCATGCTAGCTGCTCCAGATGAAAATAACCGACCTGTCTTTGCTGCCAAGGATATCAAGGATTTCTACCTAAACCACTGCCCTGGTATCTTCCCACAGAACAG TTTTCCAGTACTTCCTCATCTTATAAAGATTATCAAAGCTCTAGCTGGACCAAAGTATGATGGGAAATATCTGCATAACCTTGTTAAGGAAAAACTAGGACATACAAAATTGGAAAAGACATTGACTAATGTTGTTATTCCAACATTTGACATCAAAACACTCCAGCCAACCATTTTTTCTAGCTATGAG GCAAAGAAAAACCCAAGCATGAATGCCTTACTCTCAGATATTTGCATAGCAACCTCAGCTGCCCCAACTTATCTTCCAACTTATTACTTTGAAACTGTAGACCCCGAGGGGAATGTGAGAGAATTTAACCTTACAGATGGTGGTGTTGCTGCTAATAATCCG GCTTTACTTGCCATTGGTGAAGTGACAAAACAGATCATGCGAAGAAATTCTGACTTCTTTCCAATAAAACCAATGGACTATGGAAGGTTTCTGGTGATATCATTAGGAACTGGCTCACAAAAAGCTGAAGGAAAATACAGGGCACAAAAGGCAGCTAAGTGGGGCCTGCTAGACTGGTTAACAAGTGGTGGTTCCACCCcaattattgatttattttctcacGCAAGTGCAGATATGGTTGATCTCCACCTCTCTGTGGTTTTTCAAGCCCTTCATTCTGAGAAAAATTACTTGCGGATTCAG GACGATACCTTGGTTGGGACAGTAACTTCTGTGGACGTGGCCACAACACAAAATTTGGATGATCTTGTGAAAGTTGGTGACGAGTTGCTAAAGAAACCAGTTGCTAGGGTGAACTTGGAAACAGGAGTTTATGAGGCTTCTAACCATGAAACTAATGAAGCTGCCCTCACAAg GTTTGCAAAATTACTCTCCCAAGAAAGGCACCTTCGCCATGCAAGGTCCCCCGCTGGACATGCTCATCAAGCCACCAGTGCTCATCAAGCCACCAGTGCTCACAAAACAAATGGTCTTAGTAGACTAAGCATATAA